One Sporomusaceae bacterium ACPt DNA window includes the following coding sequences:
- the yijE gene encoding putative cystine transporter YijE, with translation MNGAIALLCLIWGLNWVVMKQANQVFPPVLFTTYRFILGSGVLLSLTYLKKIPIPRREDWKWIILGGILQTAFFNTAVQVGMQFLSAGFSSVLSYSMPFWVAIMAHFLLGEKLTRRKMAGVAMGMGGLVALLNVSGGGAWWAIVLTLTGAVAWAFSSILVKLKLQHCDILQYTTWQMVVGAIVLSIYSTLFGHGTIQWGWYAVGCLVYNGVLASALAYFLWTYILSTTEAGKASISVLIIPIIGVLAGVIFLKESLYWNTVVGMALILGGIWLVNGHTTSREIESVQQGD, from the coding sequence ATGAATGGGGCAATAGCGCTTCTATGTTTAATTTGGGGGCTTAATTGGGTGGTGATGAAGCAGGCCAATCAGGTCTTCCCACCTGTGTTATTTACGACGTATCGTTTTATTTTAGGGTCGGGTGTATTGCTTAGTTTGACCTATTTAAAAAAAATACCTATTCCGCGACGTGAGGATTGGAAGTGGATTATCCTAGGCGGTATTCTGCAAACTGCATTTTTTAACACCGCCGTTCAAGTTGGGATGCAGTTTTTAAGTGCTGGATTTTCTTCGGTTTTATCTTACAGTATGCCCTTTTGGGTGGCAATAATGGCGCATTTTTTACTAGGCGAAAAATTGACCAGGCGGAAAATGGCTGGTGTCGCCATGGGCATGGGTGGACTGGTTGCGTTATTAAACGTAAGTGGCGGCGGTGCCTGGTGGGCAATTGTTTTGACACTCACAGGCGCCGTTGCGTGGGCGTTTTCGAGTATTCTTGTCAAACTAAAATTGCAGCACTGTGATATTTTGCAATATACAACCTGGCAGATGGTGGTGGGGGCTATCGTATTGTCAATTTATTCAACTTTATTTGGGCATGGCACTATACAGTGGGGTTGGTATGCAGTAGGGTGTCTGGTGTATAACGGCGTACTTGCCTCGGCGCTGGCTTATTTCCTCTGGACGTATATTTTATCAACCACTGAGGCCGGGAAGGCGTCTATTTCAGTGTTGATTATTCCAATTATTGGCGTGCTGGCAGGAGTGATTTTTCTTAAAGAATCACTATATTGGAATACCGTTGTGGGGATGGCGCTAATTCTAGGTGGCATTTGGCTTGTCAATGGCCATACGACATCTCGTGAGATAGAGTCAGTACAACAAGGCGATTAA
- a CDS encoding putative ABC transporter ATP-binding protein has translation MQFLYKYGQKYWTQFGAAVAFVTLEAICDLLQPTIMSRIIDEGVAGRQMDLVMHMGVLMLCITALGALAATARNIMSSTVSQRLGADLRSELYEKIQSLSFANIDNLDRASLVTRLTNDVTQVQILANGLMRISLKAPLLCIGSLIMATSLNPGLTVVLAIVVPVIGVLIAINMKLGFPLFMKVQTALDRVNSVMREYLAGVRVVKAYNRFCYEVDKFEKANEELQGWSIAAMRRMAVFVPSIMLTMNLGIVAVLWLGGLGVSKGQIQAGQIIAFINYMTQILFSLVIISMMFNMFARAKVSAQRIGEVFLQENTMTWRGSEGNAANSNGRIDFVHVSFSYEGLEPVLKDISLTCMPGQTVGIIGSTGSGKSTLVGLIPRFYDVSAGCVKVGGEDVKDINPRTLREKIAIVPQKTMLFTGTILENIRWGKENATLEEVERAARLAEAHEFIKSFPEGYKTKLGQGGVNLSGGQKQRISIARALVRNPEILILDDCTSAVDVATEARIKESLKKYRAALTCIIISQRLITVMDADKIAVMDGGEIVGMGNHEELIKNCQVYNEILQSQLGKERQ, from the coding sequence ATGCAGTTTTTATATAAATACGGACAAAAATACTGGACACAGTTTGGGGCGGCCGTAGCTTTTGTAACCTTGGAAGCAATATGCGATCTTTTGCAACCAACGATTATGTCGAGGATTATCGATGAGGGAGTTGCCGGCAGACAAATGGATCTTGTAATGCATATGGGAGTTTTAATGCTCTGCATTACGGCCTTAGGAGCCCTTGCGGCAACAGCGCGTAATATCATGTCCAGTACCGTATCCCAGCGGTTAGGGGCGGATTTAAGGTCAGAGTTATACGAAAAAATACAAAGTCTGTCATTTGCAAATATTGATAATCTAGACAGAGCTTCACTGGTAACAAGACTGACTAATGATGTTACGCAAGTACAAATACTGGCAAACGGATTAATGAGAATTTCCTTAAAAGCCCCGCTGTTGTGCATAGGAAGTCTGATTATGGCGACTAGTCTAAATCCCGGGTTAACCGTTGTGCTGGCCATTGTCGTTCCTGTTATTGGCGTGTTAATAGCCATTAACATGAAACTGGGGTTTCCGTTGTTTATGAAAGTTCAAACCGCTCTTGACCGGGTAAATAGCGTAATGCGGGAATATCTGGCCGGGGTCAGGGTTGTAAAGGCGTATAACAGGTTCTGTTATGAGGTTGATAAATTTGAGAAGGCTAATGAAGAACTTCAGGGCTGGTCGATTGCGGCCATGAGGAGGATGGCGGTCTTTGTTCCGAGCATTATGTTGACCATGAACCTTGGGATCGTGGCGGTACTTTGGTTAGGCGGACTAGGGGTTAGCAAAGGTCAAATACAAGCAGGGCAAATTATTGCTTTTATAAATTATATGACGCAAATTCTCTTTTCTCTTGTGATTATATCTATGATGTTTAATATGTTTGCAAGAGCAAAGGTTTCAGCCCAGCGGATCGGCGAGGTGTTCCTGCAGGAAAACACCATGACGTGGCGGGGCAGTGAGGGGAATGCGGCAAACAGTAACGGAAGAATTGATTTTGTCCATGTCTCTTTTTCTTATGAGGGGCTGGAACCTGTTTTGAAAGATATCAGCCTAACCTGTATGCCTGGGCAAACTGTTGGGATTATCGGTTCGACAGGTTCAGGGAAAAGCACTTTGGTAGGGCTAATACCACGGTTTTATGATGTTAGTGCCGGCTGTGTTAAAGTAGGGGGAGAGGATGTTAAGGACATTAATCCCCGAACGCTTCGGGAAAAAATAGCGATCGTTCCCCAGAAAACAATGCTGTTTACGGGAACCATATTGGAAAACATCAGGTGGGGGAAGGAGAATGCAACCCTCGAAGAAGTTGAACGAGCGGCCAGGCTGGCTGAGGCCCACGAATTTATTAAGTCCTTCCCTGAAGGATATAAAACCAAATTAGGGCAGGGCGGCGTTAACTTGTCAGGAGGACAAAAGCAGCGGATATCCATTGCCAGGGCCTTGGTAAGAAATCCGGAAATTTTGATTCTTGATGATTGTACAAGCGCTGTAGATGTTGCGACTGAAGCCAGGATAAAAGAATCCTTAAAAAAGTATCGGGCGGCATTAACTTGTATTATCATATCCCAGCGGCTAATCACAGTCATGGATGCTGATAAAATCGCGGTTATGGATGGCGGAGAAATTGTCGGTATGGGTAACCATGAGGAACTTATCAAGAATTGTCAGGTTTATAATGAAATACTCCAATCACAGTTGGGCAAGGAGCGGCAGTAA
- the toxN gene encoding Endoribonuclease ToxN produces MRNKIYICSITDQYVEYLRKFDDVVRENREGRRKYIGVVFEMNNQKYYAPLSSPKLKYEKISEKAPDIFKIDNGNLGVINLNNMIPVPDNEIIRIDIESIDDEKYKNLLRNQAKFINSNHEKIKKKAKVLYSIVKSNTNLNLNKRCCNYKLLEIKCREYENINAIREIAATQENIGAAGVSGGGPA; encoded by the coding sequence ATGCGTAATAAAATTTACATATGCTCAATTACTGATCAATATGTAGAATATTTGAGAAAATTTGATGACGTGGTTCGAGAAAATAGAGAAGGAAGAAGAAAGTATATAGGTGTTGTATTTGAAATGAATAATCAAAAATATTATGCACCTTTATCATCACCTAAGCTAAAATATGAGAAAATTAGCGAAAAAGCCCCCGATATATTTAAGATTGACAATGGAAATTTAGGTGTAATAAATCTTAATAACATGATACCTGTGCCAGACAATGAAATAATTAGAATAGATATCGAAAGTATTGATGATGAAAAATATAAAAATCTGTTAAGAAATCAAGCTAAATTCATAAATTCAAATCATGAAAAGATAAAGAAAAAGGCAAAAGTATTGTATAGTATAGTAAAAAGCAATACAAATCTGAATTTAAATAAAAGGTGCTGTAATTATAAGTTGTTAGAAATAAAATGTAGAGAATACGAAAATATTAATGCAATTAGAGAAATTGCAGCGACACAAGAAAATATAGGGGCTGCCGGGGTCTCGGGCGGGGGTCCGGCGTGA
- a CDS encoding putative ABC transporter ATP-binding protein: protein MSQQNNQNHEKQNYYRNLLPGGPGRAGGTLGGRGLKGPVVKPKNFRATLRRLWLYIRLEKRLLTIVFAVILVDAALLLLAPYLIGVSIDAMSAAGRTVNFALLEVLLLVLTATYITDGLLNFLQGWLMTGVAQRIVKGLRSALFAKLQKLPLVYFDTHAHGEMMSRLSNDVDNVSNTISQSVTQLMSGSIALIGSFVMMMVLSPVLTLASLITVPLVMLLSRTITQKTGVLFKEQQNQLGQLNAHVEETISGLEVIKAFSHENKVIAEFNDVNLKLCEVGIKAQIWSGFLMPIMNVINNIGFAAIAIVGGILAVKGIATVGVIASFLSYSRQFVRPMNDLANIFNVLQSGVAGAERVFEVLDEEEEAADSPDKAVLENPTGHVVFQNVSFGYRADVPIINNISFEARAGSCTALVGPTGAGKTTIVNLLARFYDVTSGRILIDGRDIRDYTRDSLRRCFGIVLQDTYLFSGTIKENIKYGKPEATDEEVAAAAALANAAGFIKRLPKQYDTMLSENGGNLSQGQRQLLAIARVILTEPSILILDEATSSIDTRTEVYIQDALLKMMKGRTTFVIAHRLNTIRDADKIMVISGGEIVEAGSHTELINKQGMYYQMFHSV, encoded by the coding sequence ATGTCTCAGCAAAATAATCAAAATCACGAGAAACAAAATTACTACCGTAATTTGCTGCCCGGAGGGCCGGGGCGGGCTGGCGGTACTTTGGGTGGTCGCGGCCTAAAGGGCCCTGTTGTCAAACCTAAAAATTTTCGTGCTACCTTGCGAAGATTATGGCTGTACATTCGTCTGGAAAAAAGGCTGTTAACCATTGTCTTTGCCGTGATTTTGGTTGATGCGGCGCTTCTGCTGTTAGCCCCGTATCTAATCGGTGTTTCCATTGATGCTATGTCTGCTGCCGGCAGGACAGTGAACTTTGCCCTGCTGGAAGTGTTGCTGCTGGTACTTACCGCCACCTATATTACTGACGGATTATTGAATTTTCTCCAGGGCTGGCTTATGACCGGCGTGGCGCAAAGGATTGTCAAGGGTTTAAGGTCTGCTTTATTTGCCAAGCTGCAAAAACTCCCGTTAGTATATTTTGATACTCATGCTCATGGCGAAATGATGAGTAGACTGTCTAATGATGTAGATAATGTAAGTAATACGATATCCCAGTCAGTTACCCAGCTAATGTCCGGCTCAATTGCCCTTATCGGGTCTTTTGTAATGATGATGGTGTTAAGTCCTGTTCTTACCTTGGCAAGTCTGATTACAGTGCCGCTGGTAATGCTGCTTTCCCGCACAATTACTCAAAAAACCGGCGTGCTGTTTAAAGAACAGCAAAATCAGCTTGGCCAGTTAAATGCTCATGTTGAAGAAACCATCTCAGGCCTCGAGGTTATTAAAGCCTTTAGCCATGAGAATAAGGTAATTGCCGAATTCAATGACGTAAATCTTAAGTTGTGTGAGGTAGGGATCAAGGCGCAAATTTGGTCAGGGTTTCTTATGCCGATCATGAATGTAATTAATAATATCGGCTTTGCGGCCATTGCCATTGTTGGCGGTATTTTAGCGGTAAAAGGGATTGCCACTGTGGGGGTGATTGCCAGCTTTTTAAGTTATTCCCGGCAGTTCGTGAGGCCTATGAATGATTTGGCAAATATCTTTAACGTTTTGCAGTCAGGCGTGGCAGGCGCTGAGCGCGTCTTTGAGGTGCTTGACGAAGAGGAAGAGGCTGCCGATTCTCCGGATAAAGCAGTATTGGAAAATCCAACAGGTCATGTGGTTTTCCAAAATGTCAGCTTTGGTTATCGTGCTGATGTACCAATAATAAACAATATAAGCTTTGAGGCGCGGGCAGGCAGCTGTACCGCCCTTGTAGGACCTACTGGGGCGGGGAAGACCACTATTGTAAATCTGCTGGCGCGCTTCTATGACGTGACAAGCGGCAGGATTTTAATTGATGGCAGAGATATCAGGGACTATACCAGGGATAGTTTACGAAGGTGCTTTGGAATAGTGCTTCAGGATACCTATTTGTTTTCCGGTACCATTAAAGAAAATATTAAATACGGAAAACCAGAAGCCACTGACGAGGAAGTGGCAGCCGCGGCAGCACTGGCTAATGCCGCCGGCTTCATTAAACGCCTGCCTAAGCAATACGATACTATGTTGTCGGAAAATGGCGGAAATCTCAGCCAAGGCCAAAGACAGCTTTTGGCTATTGCCCGGGTTATTTTAACTGAGCCGTCCATCCTCATCTTGGATGAAGCTACCAGCAGCATTGACACCCGTACTGAAGTTTATATACAAGACGCACTGTTAAAAATGATGAAGGGACGCACTACCTTCGTCATTGCCCATAGATTAAATACCATCCGTGACGCCGATAAAATTATGGTAATAAGCGGCGGTGAGATCGTAGAGGCAGGCAGTCATACAGAGTTGATCAATAAACAAGGCATGTATTATCAGATGTTTCACTCTGTATAA
- the dnaK2 gene encoding Chaperone protein dnaK2, with product MGKVVGIDLGTTNSVIAVLEGERPTVITNAEGGRTTPSVVAFRDSERLVGQLAKRQAVLNPSKTFYSVKRFIGRRYNEVSAEKKLVPYKVVQGPEDTVKFIVDNKQYAPEEISAQVLRKLVEDAGKYLGEKITDAVITVPAYFNDAQRQATKDAGRIAGLNVLRIINEPTAAALAYGLDKKKNETILVFDLGGGTFDVSILEVGDGVFEVKATNGDTHLGGDDFDKAIVDWLAADFKKNYGIDLLSDKQALQRLTEAAEKAKIELSAVMETTVNLPFITADTSGPKHLEAKLTRAKFDDLTRNLVERCRIPVEKALADAKLSAKDIDEVILVGGSTRIPAVQRLVKAMTGKEPNQSVNPDEVVAVGAAIQGGVLSGELKDVVLLDVTPLSLGVETLGGVMTKITERNTTIPARRSQVFSTAEDNQSEVEIHVLQGEREMAADNRTLGRFKLTGIPLAPRGVPQIEVTFDIDANGILTVSAKDKATNKEQSITISGSSNLDKSEIDRMVADAKRYAEEDKKRRQYAELKNELDSLAYQAHNFVTEKGAALPAHISGRLQAAVDAAKKLIQEDADITKLRQAKDELEQAYSQASQYQAGEAEPKPGRQAGSNKRNEDVIDAEYE from the coding sequence ATGGGAAAAGTAGTTGGTATTGACTTAGGTACTACAAATTCGGTTATTGCCGTGTTGGAAGGTGAGCGGCCAACAGTTATAACCAATGCCGAAGGAGGTAGAACAACCCCGTCTGTCGTGGCATTTCGCGATAGCGAGCGCCTTGTCGGACAGTTGGCCAAACGGCAGGCTGTTTTAAATCCTTCGAAAACCTTTTATTCAGTGAAACGCTTTATCGGCCGCCGGTATAATGAGGTTAGTGCCGAAAAGAAACTGGTTCCTTATAAAGTAGTGCAAGGTCCGGAAGACACCGTGAAATTTATTGTGGATAATAAACAATATGCTCCTGAAGAAATTTCAGCCCAAGTACTCCGGAAACTGGTGGAAGATGCCGGCAAATATCTGGGGGAAAAAATCACCGATGCTGTCATCACCGTTCCCGCCTACTTCAATGATGCCCAGCGTCAGGCCACCAAAGACGCCGGACGGATTGCCGGGCTGAATGTGCTGAGAATTATTAACGAGCCTACGGCAGCCGCGCTTGCTTATGGCTTAGACAAGAAAAAGAATGAAACCATTCTGGTTTTTGACCTGGGGGGCGGTACTTTCGACGTATCCATCCTGGAAGTCGGCGACGGCGTGTTTGAGGTCAAAGCCACCAACGGCGATACCCATTTAGGCGGCGACGATTTTGACAAAGCGATCGTCGACTGGCTGGCCGCTGACTTTAAGAAAAATTACGGTATTGACTTACTTAGCGATAAGCAAGCGCTGCAACGTCTGACCGAAGCGGCCGAAAAGGCCAAAATTGAGCTATCAGCCGTTATGGAAACAACAGTTAATCTGCCGTTTATTACTGCCGATACCAGCGGCCCCAAACACCTGGAAGCCAAACTGACCCGGGCAAAATTTGACGACTTAACCCGTAACCTGGTGGAACGCTGCCGCATACCGGTGGAAAAAGCATTAGCTGATGCCAAATTGTCGGCGAAAGATATTGACGAGGTTATTTTAGTCGGCGGCTCTACCCGTATACCGGCGGTACAGCGGCTGGTCAAAGCCATGACTGGCAAAGAGCCTAATCAAAGTGTCAACCCGGATGAGGTTGTGGCTGTTGGTGCTGCCATTCAGGGCGGCGTTCTAAGCGGTGAATTGAAAGATGTGGTGCTGTTAGATGTTACGCCCCTGTCGCTTGGTGTGGAAACCTTGGGAGGAGTAATGACCAAGATCACTGAGCGCAATACTACCATACCGGCCCGCCGCAGCCAAGTTTTCAGCACCGCGGAAGACAATCAATCTGAAGTGGAAATCCATGTCCTGCAGGGCGAACGGGAAATGGCTGCCGATAACCGCACGCTTGGCCGGTTCAAACTGACCGGTATTCCGTTGGCGCCGCGCGGTGTGCCGCAAATCGAAGTGACTTTTGACATTGACGCCAACGGTATTCTTACTGTCAGCGCCAAAGACAAAGCGACCAACAAAGAACAGTCTATCACCATCAGCGGTTCCAGTAATCTGGATAAGTCTGAGATTGATCGTATGGTGGCAGACGCTAAACGGTATGCCGAGGAAGACAAAAAACGCCGTCAGTATGCCGAATTGAAAAATGAACTGGACTCTCTGGCCTACCAGGCCCACAATTTTGTCACAGAAAAGGGCGCCGCATTGCCGGCGCATATCAGCGGCCGCTTGCAGGCTGCCGTAGATGCAGCCAAAAAGCTTATCCAGGAAGACGCTGACATAACCAAACTGCGTCAAGCCAAGGATGAACTGGAGCAAGCCTACAGTCAAGCCAGTCAATATCAAGCAGGAGAAGCGGAGCCGAAGCCCGGCCGCCAAGCCGGTTCCAACAAGCGCAATGAGGATGTTATTGACGCCGAATACGAATAA